One window from the genome of Antechinus flavipes isolate AdamAnt ecotype Samford, QLD, Australia chromosome X, AdamAnt_v2, whole genome shotgun sequence encodes:
- the LOC127542935 gene encoding ARL14 effector protein-like, producing MSADVEMRSEDSDTNPEDIEDKPGPAPRQMAQRAAKEAPPKMGSLKGKKPATQGAAAGPEIQEEEEEAQGAAANPGPAPRQRPDVFSYHTKIFMGPKKNRRKYDRKGRLICNGIDLCDCLQVDCAGCFYPCPRCNSRKCGVKCRRNRKWVYNKVEDESGELVNAFPFAFPE from the coding sequence ATGAGTGCTGACGTGGAGATGCGAAGCGAGGATTCCGATACCAACCCAGAGGACATCGAAGACAAGCCTGGGCCCGCTCCGAGGCAGATGGCGCAGAGGGCCGCAAAAGAGGCGCCCCCGAAGATGGGATCCCTAAAAGGGAAAAAGCCAGCGACCCAGGGGGCAGCGGCCGGGCCTGAAAtccaggaggaagaggaggaggccCAGGGCGCCGCTGCAAACCCCGGCCCGGCACCTCGCCAGAGGCCCGATGTGTTCTCCTACCATACCAAAATCTTCATGGGGCCcaagaaaaacaggagaaaatacGACCGCAAAGGCAGGCTGATCTGTAACGGTATCGATCTGTGCGACTGCCTGCAGGTGGATTGCGCCGGCTGCTTCTACCCGTGCCCCCGGTGCAACTCCAGGAAATGCGGGGTCAAGTGTCGCCGGAATCGCAAGTGGGTTTACAACAAGGTGGAGGACGAATCTGGCGAGCTGGTCAACGCATTTCCCTTTGCGTTTCCCGAGTGA
- the LOC127542508 gene encoding actin-binding protein WASF3-like — translation MPLVKRNIEPRHLCRGALPDGVTSELECVTNSTLAAIIKQLGSLSRHAEDIFGELFNEANSFYMRMNSLQERVDLLVIKVTQLDSTVEEVSLQDINMRKAFRSSTIQNQQVVSRNSIPNPVMEMYQRCDKPPPLNILTAYRDDKKDGLKFYTDPSYFFNLWKEKMLQATEDKRKEKRRQKEQRLVEDSTREVKKVRKARNRRMEWSMMAYDKEFRPDNRFSPSPYHMASSEGSLSPDNRSYASDIGDHSYPASPNHPAQQVLAPTPHLPMEHKEIILAPSQLPELAYRPAAPGSRQNSLGRVQQPHVPQPADPILNGPRPQMIKDYGSQPVPMADFFVPPAPPPPPPVIPSAQTAFDSPISAPPALAPAATATLAHPAYTPSPPPAPPCPYSVSPPQTGPMGPPAAPPPPPPGPPMATASPAHSASPGAVLSEPRKPQIPLIPMSDARSDLLAAIRRGIQLRKVQEQWEQEAKKEPVGNDVATILSRRIAVEYSESDDDSELDENEWSD, via the exons ATGCCACTGGTCAAGAGGAACATCGAGCCCAGGCACTTGTGCCGAGGCGCCCTGCCTGATGGGGTCACCAGCGAGCTGGAATGTGTCACCAACAGCACCCTAGCTGCCATCATCAAGCAGCTGGGCAGCCTCA GCAGACATGCAGAGGACATCTTTGGGGAGCTGTTCAATGAAGCCAACAGTTTCTACATGCGGATGAACTCGCTGCAGGAAAGGGTGGACCTCTTGGTGattaaggtcacacagttggACTCCACCGTGGAGGAAG TGTCCCTGCAGGATATCAACATGAGGAAGGCTTTCCGGAGCTCCACTATCCAGAATCAGCAGGTGGTATCACGTAACTCCATCCCCAACCCCGTGATGGAGATGTACCAGCGGTGTGACAAGCCCCCGCCACTCAACATCCTCACGGCCTACAG AGATGACAAGAAAGATGGCCTTAAATTCTATACTGACCCATCATATTTCTTCAACTTGTGGAAAGAGAAAATGCTTCAGGCCACTGAGGATAAGAGGAAGGAGAAACGAAGGCAGAAG GAACAGCGGCTGGTAGAGGACTCCACCAGGGAGGTGAAGAAAGTGAGGAAGGCACGGAATCGGCGCATGGAGTGGAGCATGATGGCATATGATAAAGAGTTCCGGCCAGATAACAGGTTCTCGCCATCTCCGTATCACATGGCCTCCTCAGAAGGATCACTGTCCCCAGATAATAG GTCTTACGCATCTGACATCGGTGATCACTCCTACCCAGCCAGTCCCAACCATCCAGCCCAGCAGGTGTTGGCACCCACTCCTCATCTGCCCATGGAACACAAGGAGATCATCTTGGCTCCTAGCCAGCTCCCGGAGCTGGCGTACCGGCCCGCAGCCCCAGGAAGTCGGCAGAACAGCCTCGGCCGTGTCCAACAGCCTCACGTGCCGCAGCCTGCAGATCCGATACTGAATGGACCCAGGCCTCAAATGATCAAGGACTATGG GTCTCAGCCAGTGCCCATGGCCGATTTCTTTGTGCCACCTGCTCCGCCACCCCCGCCTCCAGTGATCCCCTCGGCCCAGACGGCTTTCGACAGCCCCATCTCCGCCCCGCCTGCTCTCGCACCTGCGGCCACTGCCACCCTGGCCCACCCTGCCTATACACCCTCCCCACCCCCGGCCCCACCCTGCCCATACTCTGTCTCTCCCCCGCAGACTGGTCCCATGGGTCCTCCTGCAgctcctcctccaccccctcctggCCCCCCAATGGCCACGGCTTCCCCAGCCCACTCAGCCTCCCCGGGTGCTGTACTGTCTGAACCACGGAAACCTCAGATCCCATTGATACCAATGAGTGATGCCAGAAGTGATCTTCTTGCCGCCATTCGGAGGG GCATCCAGCTGCGGAAGGTACAGGAGCAGTGGGAACAGGAGGCCAAGAAGGAGCCTGTGGGCAATGACGTGGCCACCATTCTCTCCCGGCGCATTGCAGTGGAATACAGCGAGTCTGATGATGACTCCGAGCTGGATGAGAATGAGTGGTCAGACTAA